GGAATCACCTGCTGCGCCCGCCGTCCCGCTGACGCAACAGTCCGGTTCCGCCACTGCCGCACGGCGCCCTCCGGCGACGAAGCACTACCGTGGCATGCTTCGCTTTCCCGCCGTCCGGCAGCTCCTCCGGTTCACCGGCGTGGGCATCGTGTGCACATTGACCTCACTTGCCCTGTACGCCCTGCTCCGGCCCTGGCTGGGGTCCCAGCTGGCCAATGCTGCAGCGCTGATCATTACCTCGGTGATGAACACGGCCCTGAACCGGCGGCTCACGTTCAAGATCGCCGGGCCCGGGAAGATGGGCAGGGATCACCTAAGCGGTCTGGTGGTCATCGTCATTGCGCTGGTGATCACCGGCGGCAGCCTCGGCGTGCTGCACTGGCTCAACCCGGATGCCACCATGTCGGATGAGCTATGGACCACCACACTGTCCGGGTTCCTGGCGACCGCCGTACGCTTCGCGCTCCTGAGGCACTGGATCTTCCGCCGCGCACGGCACCGCTGACGCGGCATCCCTGACGGCGCGGTGTCGCGCGCCTAGCGGATACCGAGCGTCAGCACACTGCCCACGGCGTTCCTGACGGCTGTTGCGGCTTCGTGCAGTTCCGCCGCCGTCACTGCGGCATCAAAGCTGAACCGGACAGCGGTCTGGGCGACTTCGGACGGAATGCCCATGGCCAGGAGCACCGGCGAGGCGGCGTCGGACCCAGCGGCGCAAGCCGATCCGCTGGAGCACACCACGCCTTGCCGTTCCAGTTCAAGAAGCACTGATTCGCCGCTGGTTCCAGGGAAGCAAAACGAAGCCACCGACGGCAGCCGCTCCAGCGGGTGGCCGGTCAGCTGCGCGCCCGGAACGCCGGCAAGGACCTCACGGATGAATGCGTCCCGCAGCGCGGCCACCTGCTCCGGATCGGGGTGGACCAACGACAGTGCGGTGCCCAAGGCCACGGCGCCGGCAACATTCTCTGTCCCTGAGCGGCGGCCGCGTTCCTGCCCGCCGCCGTGGAGCAGGGGCTCAACGCGGGTGCGGCTCCGCACGAACAGGGCCCCGTTCCCTTTCGGCGCCCCGAGTTTGTGCCCGGAAATGCTCATGGCGTCCACGCCCAGCATCTTCGTGTCCAGCGGCAGCCAGCCCGCAGCCTGGACGGCATCGGTGTGGAACGGAATCCCCAGTTCCCGGGCCAGGCCGGCCAGCTGCCCGATGGGCTGGACGGTGCCCACCTCATTGTTGGCGTACATGACGCTGACCAGCGCGGTTTCCGGGCGCAGGACAGCCGCCAGGGCGTCCTGCGTCACCTGCCCGAAGCCGTCCACCGGGACGATATCAACGGTGAACCCGTGGAAGCGTTCGAGATAGCGCGCAGATTCCTCCACCGCGGGATGTTCGACGGCGCTGATCACCACGCGGCTGAGGGCCGGGTCTGCAGCCTGCCGTGCCAGGGCGATGCCCTTCACGGCGAGGTTGTCCGCCTCGGTGCCGCCGGACGTGAACGTGATCTCGGCCGGACGGCAGTTCAGCGCCCTGGAGGTGGCTGTGCGGGCAGCTGCGAGGGCCGCGGCGGCGGACTCGCCGAGCGTGTGGTGGCTCGACGGGTTGCCGAATTCGCCGGTGAGGTAGGGCCACATGGCTTCCAGTACTTCGCGGCGGACCGGCGTGGTGGCCGCTGCGTCCAGGAAGATCATTGCCGTTCAGCCCACCGTCAGTTCAACGTCCAGGCCCAGGTCAAGGGCGATGACGCTGTGGGTGAGGCCGCCGATGGAAATGACGTCCACACCCGTGGCAGCGATCGCTGCCACGGTCCCGAGGCTGACGTTGCCGCTGGCTTCCACCCGTGCCCGCCCGTCCACCAGGGCCACGCCGGCAGCCAGTTCCTCGAGCGTGAAGTTATCCAGCATGATGGTGTCCACTCCGGCGGCGAGAACAGGTTCCACCTGCTCCATCCGGTCCACTTCAACCTCGAAGTGGGTGGTGTGGCCGAGCCGGGCCCTGGCTGCCTTGAGCACAGCCGTGAGTTTCGCCGGGTCCCCTCCGGTGATGACCGCCAGGTGGTTGTCCTTGGCCAGCACGGCGTCGGACAGGCTGAAGCGGTGGTTGGCGCCGCCGCCGCAGCGAACGGCATAGCGCTCCAGCACACGCAGGCCCGGCGTCGTCTTCCGCGTGTCGGTGATCCGGGCTTTGGTTCCCTGGACGAGGTCCACGAATTCGGCCGTCCTGGTAGCGATCGCACTCAGCCGCTGGACGAGGTTCAGTGCCACGCGCTCCGCCAGGAGCACCGCCCGGGCGTTGCCGGTAACCCTCGCCAGCGTCGCGCCCGCGCCGAACCGTTCGCCGTCCGCTACCAGCAGCTCGACGACGGCGTCCGGGTCCGTGAGCTTCATGGCCGCGGCGAACACGGCTCCTCCGCTCAGGACTCCCGGCACCCGGGCGTTCAGCACCGCCGTCGCGCGTGCCTCCGCCGGGATGAGGACCTGCGAGGTGATGTCGCCGTAGGGGGCGTCCTCGGCGAGCGCAGCGCGCAGCACTTCCTGCACAGCGGTTTCGGGAAGGCTGCCGGTCAGTTCAACGCCCGTCGGGGCAGTCGATTCGGGGGCTGTCGTTTCCTGGGCAGTGGCGGTCATGAGGAAATCCTTTGCATGGAATGGGTATGGGCTGGGGCATGGTCCGTATCCGCCCGGTAGTGGGCGCCCACGGAGGCAGTCCGGTTCCGGGCGGCCTCCACGAGTAGCCGGGCGGCCAGCAGCAGGTTGCGGTCCTCATGCCCGCGGGGATCGTTTCCTTCCGGGCCGCCGGCGGAGTCCGCCCACCGGGCAAGCTGCGCGGCCGCGGCATCGAGTTCAGGACCCGTGCGCAGCACCCCGGCAGCACTAGTCATCAGCCGCCCCAGAGCGTCCCGGGAAAACGGCCCGGGATCAGGCGCAGTCATCACAACACCTTCGGGCGCAGCCGGTGAAATTTTCGGAGCGGCACCCAAGGCTGCGTGCCCGCCGTCGTTCGAGGGTGTTCCGGCAGCGTGCGTCAAGGGGAGGCCGCCAGCGGCCGAGACAGCACGCGGAGGAACAGCGTCGCACGACGCCGCAGGCCAGTCACTCGACGGTTCCCCGCCAAGGAAGGACTCCACAGCACGCCGCCCGAAGACAAGCCCTTCGAGCAGAGAATTGCTGGCGAGCCTGTTGGCGCCCTGGGCGCCGGTGCAGGCCACCTCGCCCGCTGCGTAGAGTCCCGGGACAGTGGTCCGCCCGTCCACGTCGGTTACCACTCCGCCCATCCAGTAATGGGCGGCCGGAGACACCGGCAGCGGTTCAGCGGTCCAGTCGTAGCCTGCTGCTGCCGTGGCGGCGGAGATCGTGGGGAACCGCCGTGCCAGGAAACCGGAACCCCTGGCCGCTTCAATGCCCCGGGCGTCGAGGAACACCGGGCTGTCCGCCGGTGCGCCGCTCCGGACCAGATGCAGCGCGATGCTGCGGGAGACGACGTCGCGCGGCGCGAGTTCCGCGTCGGGATGATAGTCCGGCATGAAACGGTGGCCGTTGGCATCCAGCAGCACCGCGCCTTCGCCGCGGACTGCTTCAGACACCAGCAGGGGCGGCGGGCCCCCTGCTGTCTCCGGCATCGCCATGGTGGTGGGGTGGAACTGGAAGAATTCGAGGTGGTCCACGGCGGCGCCGGCACGC
Above is a window of Arthrobacter sp. FB24 DNA encoding:
- a CDS encoding cysteine desulfurase family protein; protein product: MIFLDAAATTPVRREVLEAMWPYLTGEFGNPSSHHTLGESAAAALAAARTATSRALNCRPAEITFTSGGTEADNLAVKGIALARQAADPALSRVVISAVEHPAVEESARYLERFHGFTVDIVPVDGFGQVTQDALAAVLRPETALVSVMYANNEVGTVQPIGQLAGLARELGIPFHTDAVQAAGWLPLDTKMLGVDAMSISGHKLGAPKGNGALFVRSRTRVEPLLHGGGQERGRRSGTENVAGAVALGTALSLVHPDPEQVAALRDAFIREVLAGVPGAQLTGHPLERLPSVASFCFPGTSGESVLLELERQGVVCSSGSACAAGSDAASPVLLAMGIPSEVAQTAVRFSFDAAVTAAELHEAATAVRNAVGSVLTLGIR
- a CDS encoding GtrA family protein; protein product: MESPAAPAVPLTQQSGSATAARRPPATKHYRGMLRFPAVRQLLRFTGVGIVCTLTSLALYALLRPWLGSQLANAAALIITSVMNTALNRRLTFKIAGPGKMGRDHLSGLVVIVIALVITGGSLGVLHWLNPDATMSDELWTTTLSGFLATAVRFALLRHWIFRRARHR
- a CDS encoding L-aspartate oxidase, translating into MQRRRLVVVGSGIAGLYAALLAADAEGGSAADVVLLSKGQLEHSNTFYAQGGVSAVLEPGEAAPGDTVDAHVADTLAAGAGLNNLEAVRILCTEAVRDIAGLRRYGVTFDADAQGDTALGLEAAHSAPRILHAGGDATGARIARGLIAAVLERAVSGRLRLETGAFVTELTTTDGRVTGVNYLQNGELKSLRAAGVLLATGGAGRIFARTSNPSVATADGLALAWRAGAAVDHLEFFQFHPTTMAMPETAGGPPPLLVSEAVRGEGAVLLDANGHRFMPDYHPDAELAPRDVVSRSIALHLVRSGAPADSPVFLDARGIEAARGSGFLARRFPTISAATAAAGYDWTAEPLPVSPAAHYWMGGVVTDVDGRTTVPGLYAAGEVACTGAQGANRLASNSLLEGLVFGRRAVESFLGGEPSSDWPAASCDAVPPRAVSAAGGLPLTHAAGTPSNDGGHAALGAAPKISPAAPEGVVMTAPDPGPFSRDALGRLMTSAAGVLRTGPELDAAAAQLARWADSAGGPEGNDPRGHEDRNLLLAARLLVEAARNRTASVGAHYRADTDHAPAHTHSMQRISS
- the nadC gene encoding carboxylating nicotinate-nucleotide diphosphorylase, with product MTATAQETTAPESTAPTGVELTGSLPETAVQEVLRAALAEDAPYGDITSQVLIPAEARATAVLNARVPGVLSGGAVFAAAMKLTDPDAVVELLVADGERFGAGATLARVTGNARAVLLAERVALNLVQRLSAIATRTAEFVDLVQGTKARITDTRKTTPGLRVLERYAVRCGGGANHRFSLSDAVLAKDNHLAVITGGDPAKLTAVLKAARARLGHTTHFEVEVDRMEQVEPVLAAGVDTIMLDNFTLEELAAGVALVDGRARVEASGNVSLGTVAAIAATGVDVISIGGLTHSVIALDLGLDVELTVG